One window from the genome of Haladaptatus paucihalophilus DX253 encodes:
- a CDS encoding carboxylate--amine ligase — MADEFRSFEGLRRTLAETTFDKPPAIVCNAHVTGLSVARALSAHDVPVIAIDRDGLGVAPPSDAVDFAGRVTFPLDDAAGFREDVEALAAELDHEPVAFPCMDEWVHAFAGTEPEGVRLPFAGRETIDAVLDKESLYAKAEELGVPYPETYRLSETDPEDAADALGFPLVVKPARKREFEEAVGTNVIEVADREELADVTAMADDAGIRVMAQEKVNIAAGRDCSLASYVPRSGDPVTFVGNARVRYPRAFGTSCLVRATDQPEIEDRALKVLDETGYYGISESEFVYDRDREEYVLLDVNTRPWKWISLPVQAGADLPGAAYAEAVSETFESDETHDATWVYLADYLKLLSSEAGFSDVLSAGQWESLLSVGFEDSDDLTTGVYRPSDVGPAYRLVKTEFGTSDYYCSC, encoded by the coding sequence ATGGCCGACGAATTCCGTTCCTTCGAGGGGCTTCGGCGCACGCTCGCCGAGACGACGTTCGACAAACCACCGGCGATAGTCTGCAACGCACACGTCACCGGATTGAGCGTGGCTCGCGCGCTCTCCGCCCACGACGTACCCGTCATCGCCATCGACCGGGACGGCCTGGGCGTCGCACCGCCCTCCGACGCCGTGGACTTCGCCGGACGGGTGACGTTTCCGCTCGACGATGCGGCGGGGTTCCGCGAGGACGTGGAAGCGCTCGCCGCCGAGTTGGACCACGAACCCGTCGCGTTCCCGTGCATGGACGAATGGGTCCACGCATTCGCCGGGACGGAACCCGAGGGCGTCCGCCTGCCGTTCGCCGGTCGGGAGACCATCGACGCCGTTCTCGACAAGGAGTCGCTCTACGCGAAAGCCGAGGAGCTGGGCGTCCCGTACCCCGAGACCTACCGCCTCTCGGAGACGGACCCGGAGGACGCGGCCGACGCCCTCGGTTTCCCGCTGGTGGTCAAACCCGCCCGCAAACGCGAGTTCGAGGAGGCCGTCGGCACCAATGTCATCGAGGTTGCAGACCGGGAGGAGTTGGCCGACGTGACCGCGATGGCCGACGACGCCGGAATTCGCGTCATGGCACAGGAGAAGGTGAACATCGCGGCTGGACGCGACTGCTCACTCGCCTCCTACGTCCCCCGGTCCGGCGACCCGGTGACGTTCGTCGGCAACGCCCGCGTTCGCTACCCGCGAGCGTTCGGCACCTCGTGTCTGGTTCGAGCGACCGACCAGCCCGAAATCGAGGACCGCGCGCTGAAGGTGCTGGACGAGACTGGCTATTATGGCATCAGCGAGTCGGAGTTCGTCTACGACCGGGACCGCGAGGAGTACGTCCTCCTCGACGTCAACACTCGTCCGTGGAAGTGGATTTCGCTGCCCGTGCAGGCCGGTGCCGACCTGCCGGGGGCCGCCTACGCCGAAGCGGTCAGTGAGACGTTCGAATCCGACGAGACGCACGACGCGACGTGGGTCTATCTCGCCGACTATCTGAAACTCCTGTCGAGCGAGGCCGGGTTCTCGGACGTGCTGTCCGCGGGGCAGTGGGAATCGTTGCTCTCCGTCGGATTCGAGGATTCGGACGACCTGACGACCGGCGTGTATCGACCCAGCGACGTCGGTCCCGCCTACCGGCTCGTGAAGACCGAGTTCGGAACCAGCGACTACTACTGCTCCTGTTAG
- a CDS encoding M24 family metallopeptidase, which yields MAQDLSELDSALDSMGVDGFLIDADSTDSDQLYLSGFDAPDAFTTLYADGVHLLVSSLEYGRAKKESNAETVSRLSEYDYYEKIAEHGPEAAKNHIIAEFLADHGVESVAVPARFPVGTADGLREAGVTVRPDDSSVLVGIRATKTDEEIEHVRVAQKANEASMRAAEDLLAAATIEDGLLYYEGEPLTSERVKEEIEVTLLRHGAALDETIVACGAAAADPHDRGSGPLAANEAIIIDIFPRDKTSKYHADMTRTFVRGEPSEEIRERYELTHEAFDAAFDALEPGATGEDVHAAVCDVYEAAGYDTLRSNPNAETGFIHSTGHGVGLDVHEDPRLSPSGGELEPGHVVTIEPGLYDPEVGGVRIEDIAVVTEDGYENFTDYPIRLVVDEE from the coding sequence ATGGCACAGGACCTCTCGGAATTGGATTCTGCCCTCGACTCGATGGGTGTGGACGGCTTCCTCATCGACGCCGATTCGACGGATTCGGACCAGTTGTATCTCTCGGGTTTCGACGCGCCGGACGCCTTCACGACGCTGTACGCCGATGGCGTCCACCTCCTCGTCTCCAGTCTGGAGTACGGTCGGGCGAAAAAGGAGAGCAACGCCGAAACCGTCTCCCGACTGTCGGAGTACGACTACTACGAGAAGATCGCCGAACACGGACCGGAGGCGGCGAAGAACCACATTATCGCCGAGTTCCTCGCCGACCACGGCGTCGAGTCGGTGGCGGTCCCCGCCCGGTTCCCCGTCGGAACCGCGGACGGACTGCGCGAGGCAGGCGTGACCGTTCGCCCCGACGACTCCTCGGTCCTCGTGGGCATTCGGGCGACGAAGACGGACGAGGAGATAGAACACGTCCGCGTCGCCCAGAAAGCGAACGAGGCGTCCATGCGCGCCGCCGAGGACCTGCTCGCGGCGGCGACGATAGAGGACGGCCTGCTCTACTACGAGGGCGAACCGCTGACCAGCGAGCGCGTGAAAGAGGAGATAGAGGTGACGCTCCTCCGCCACGGGGCCGCGCTTGACGAGACCATCGTGGCTTGCGGCGCGGCGGCGGCGGACCCGCACGACCGCGGCAGCGGCCCGCTCGCGGCGAACGAAGCCATCATCATCGACATCTTCCCGCGCGACAAGACCTCGAAGTACCACGCCGACATGACCCGGACCTTCGTCCGCGGCGAACCGTCCGAGGAGATACGCGAACGCTACGAACTCACGCACGAGGCGTTCGACGCGGCCTTCGACGCCCTCGAACCCGGCGCGACGGGCGAGGACGTGCACGCCGCCGTGTGCGACGTGTACGAGGCGGCGGGCTACGACACGCTCCGGAGCAACCCGAACGCGGAGACGGGATTCATCCACAGCACGGGTCACGGCGTCGGTCTGGACGTCCACGAGGACCCCCGACTCAGCCCCAGCGGCGGCGAATTGGAACCCGGCCACGTCGTCACCATCGAACCCGGCCTGTACGACCCCGAAGTCGGCGGCGTCCGCATCGAGGACATCGCCGTCGTCACGGAGGACGGCTACGAGAACTTCACCGACTACCCGATTCGACTCGTGGTGGACGAGGAGTAA
- a CDS encoding universal stress protein produces the protein MSSRRRSRNPPPVSAEIHILLHDELPLVMGGYLVALDGSPSSTDALNYAVDLAADTNASVTAIHVVVPTEVFTGGDVPPTSFAEADRELLLTSVEDAETRGQELLDDAVASAEREGVEIETGLLYGEPVERITEFAEDNDFDAIFVGHRGASERYETLFGSVAKQVAGRATVPVTIVR, from the coding sequence ATGTCTTCCCGTCGGCGGTCTCGGAACCCACCGCCAGTTTCCGCCGAAATCCACATCCTCCTTCACGACGAACTACCACTCGTCATGGGAGGGTATTTGGTCGCGCTCGACGGTTCGCCGTCGAGCACGGACGCACTGAACTACGCGGTGGACCTCGCGGCGGACACGAACGCCTCGGTCACGGCGATTCACGTCGTCGTTCCGACGGAGGTGTTCACGGGGGGCGACGTACCGCCGACAAGTTTCGCCGAGGCGGACCGCGAACTCCTCTTGACGAGCGTCGAGGACGCGGAAACCCGCGGGCAGGAACTGCTCGACGATGCAGTAGCAAGCGCGGAGCGCGAGGGAGTCGAAATCGAAACCGGCCTGCTGTACGGCGAACCCGTCGAGCGCATCACGGAGTTCGCCGAGGACAACGACTTCGACGCCATCTTCGTCGGCCATCGGGGCGCGTCGGAGCGCTACGAAACCCTGTTCGGCAGCGTAGCGAAACAGGTCGCCGGACGCGCCACGGTTCCCGTCACCATCGTGAGGTGA
- the aroA gene encoding 3-phosphoshikimate 1-carboxyvinyltransferase, translating to MDVEISQSELSGTARAPPSKSYTHRAILAAGYSGGALVFDPLISADTKATMRAVDAFGGDVTDTGEAIEIDGFGGEPTIPGDVLDCANSGTTTRLVSGTAALVDGITVFTGDASLRSRPQGPMLSAIDQLGGRGESTRGNGKAPLVLKGPISGGTVSIPGDVSSQYVSALLMAGALTDEGVTIDLETELKSAPYVDITLELLDDFGVTAEKRDGGYRVDGGQFYEPSDGEYHVPGDFSSISYLLAAGAVAADDDERVRIEGAYPSAQGDTFIVDVLDRMGADIEWNRNDGVLTVRQSSLSGVTVDVGDTPDLLPTIAALGAIADGETRIENCEHVRYKETDRVAVMAKELSNLGASVEEEDDALTIYGDESNLVGSVVDGHGDHRIVMALAVAGLAADGTTMVADAEHVDVSFPDFFDVLYDLGAGVQR from the coding sequence ATGGACGTCGAAATCTCCCAGTCTGAACTCTCGGGGACGGCGCGGGCACCCCCGTCGAAGAGCTACACGCATCGTGCGATTCTCGCGGCAGGCTACTCCGGTGGCGCGCTGGTGTTCGACCCGCTCATCAGCGCCGACACGAAAGCGACGATGCGGGCCGTCGACGCCTTCGGCGGCGACGTGACCGACACCGGCGAGGCCATCGAAATCGACGGCTTCGGCGGCGAACCGACGATCCCCGGGGACGTGCTCGATTGTGCGAACAGCGGGACCACAACCCGACTCGTTTCGGGGACGGCCGCGCTCGTGGACGGCATTACCGTTTTCACGGGAGACGCGTCGCTCCGCTCGCGGCCGCAAGGACCGATGCTCTCCGCAATCGACCAACTCGGCGGACGCGGCGAAAGCACCCGCGGCAACGGGAAAGCGCCGCTCGTCCTGAAGGGACCGATTTCGGGCGGAACGGTGTCGATTCCTGGCGACGTGTCGTCACAGTACGTTTCCGCGCTGTTGATGGCGGGCGCGCTGACCGACGAGGGCGTGACCATCGACCTCGAAACGGAACTCAAGTCGGCCCCCTACGTGGACATCACCCTGGAGTTGCTGGACGACTTCGGCGTCACCGCCGAGAAACGCGACGGCGGCTACCGCGTCGATGGCGGTCAGTTCTACGAACCGAGCGACGGCGAGTACCACGTCCCCGGCGATTTCTCCTCCATCTCCTACCTCCTCGCGGCGGGCGCGGTCGCCGCCGATGACGACGAGCGCGTCCGAATCGAGGGCGCGTATCCGAGCGCACAGGGCGATACGTTCATCGTGGACGTGCTGGACCGCATGGGCGCGGACATCGAGTGGAACCGCAACGACGGCGTGCTCACGGTTCGGCAGTCATCGCTCTCGGGCGTCACGGTCGACGTCGGCGACACGCCCGACCTCCTTCCGACCATCGCCGCGCTCGGCGCCATCGCCGACGGCGAAACGAGAATCGAAAACTGCGAACACGTCCGCTACAAGGAGACCGACCGCGTGGCCGTGATGGCGAAAGAACTCTCGAACCTCGGAGCGAGCGTCGAAGAGGAAGACGACGCGCTCACGATTTACGGCGACGAATCGAACCTCGTTGGCTCGGTCGTGGACGGGCACGGCGACCACCGAATCGTGATGGCGCTCGCGGTCGCCGGACTCGCCGCCGACGGGACGACGATGGTCGCCGACGCGGAGCACGTCGACGTGTCGTTCCCCGACTTCTTCGACGTCCTCTACGACCTCGGCGCGGGCGTACAGCGCTGA
- the aroC gene encoding chorismate synthase — protein MNGNRFGRLFQVTTYGESHGEAMGVTVSGCPAGLELTTDDVQADLDRRKPGQSMISTSRDEPDAVTINSGIQDGYTTGTPIGMVIQNKDARSGKYEPFITAPRPSHGDFTYSAKFGTRNWGGGGRSSARETVNWVAAGAIAKKILSSVGIELKAHVNQIGDVRSDDVSFEQILEHSEENEVRCADPDGAAEMRELIDDYQEKGDSIGGSIYFEARGVPRGLGAPRFDSVESRLGQAMMSIPATTAFEFGLGREAREWAGHDRNDEWEFDENDDPRPVTNRHGGLQGGITTGEPIYGEVTLHAPTSIPKTQTTVDWETGEEKDVQVIGRHDPVLPPRGVPVVEAMLALTLVDFMLLGGRVNPDRLDDRPGAYETDYHPSRPET, from the coding sequence ATGAACGGAAACCGATTCGGACGCCTCTTTCAGGTGACGACCTACGGCGAGAGCCACGGGGAAGCCATGGGCGTCACGGTGAGCGGCTGCCCGGCGGGGCTGGAACTCACGACCGACGACGTACAGGCCGACTTGGACCGACGGAAACCCGGTCAGTCGATGATATCAACCAGTCGGGACGAACCCGACGCCGTGACCATCAACAGCGGGATTCAGGACGGTTACACCACGGGAACGCCCATCGGAATGGTCATCCAGAACAAGGACGCCCGCTCGGGAAAGTACGAACCGTTCATCACCGCGCCGCGGCCGAGCCACGGGGATTTCACCTATTCGGCGAAGTTCGGGACGCGAAACTGGGGCGGCGGCGGTCGGTCGTCCGCGCGCGAGACGGTGAACTGGGTCGCGGCGGGAGCCATCGCCAAGAAGATACTCTCGTCCGTCGGCATCGAACTGAAAGCCCACGTCAACCAAATCGGCGACGTGCGCTCCGACGACGTGAGTTTCGAGCAGATACTCGAACACAGCGAGGAGAACGAAGTCCGATGCGCCGACCCCGACGGCGCCGCCGAGATGCGCGAGCTGATAGACGACTATCAAGAGAAGGGCGACTCCATCGGCGGGTCGATATACTTCGAAGCGCGCGGCGTTCCGCGCGGGTTGGGCGCACCGCGGTTCGATTCCGTCGAGTCTCGACTCGGACAGGCGATGATGTCCATACCGGCGACCACCGCCTTCGAGTTCGGGCTCGGTCGAGAGGCACGCGAATGGGCCGGACACGACCGAAACGACGAGTGGGAGTTCGACGAGAACGACGACCCGAGACCCGTGACGAACCGTCACGGCGGCCTTCAGGGCGGCATCACCACGGGCGAACCGATTTACGGCGAGGTTACGCTCCACGCGCCGACCTCGATTCCGAAAACCCAGACGACGGTCGATTGGGAAACCGGCGAGGAGAAGGACGTGCAGGTCATCGGCCGTCACGACCCCGTGCTCCCGCCCCGCGGCGTCCCCGTGGTCGAAGCCATGCTCGCGCTGACGCTCGTGGATTTCATGTTGCTCGGCGGACGGGTCAATCCCGACCGACTGGACGACCGACCGGGTGCATACGAAACGGACTATCATCCCAGCCGCCCTGAGACGTAA
- a CDS encoding HalOD1 output domain-containing protein, whose translation MQGVDPTKTRIPLADVIDPDALDALFTDTREGKGRKRGHITFAMDGFAVFAHSNGHVLLRERPTDDETSGH comes from the coding sequence ATTCAAGGCGTAGACCCGACCAAAACTCGAATTCCGCTGGCTGACGTTATCGACCCCGACGCCCTCGACGCGCTCTTTACCGACACACGTGAAGGGAAAGGCCGAAAACGGGGCCACATCACGTTCGCGATGGACGGTTTCGCGGTGTTCGCACACTCGAACGGGCACGTATTGCTCCGTGAACGACCCACTGACGACGAGACGAGCGGCCACTAA
- a CDS encoding DUF7504 family protein, with protein sequence MTNANLDFEAGRCILVTTPASDDGRTGGHALPALPYDETNALVAVTCDKSAESFLRTWRRSVGTLPDRVRLVEVGGAIPPTEDGSSAERTVQAAVEAVHRPNDLDGILSAVASALAANDGETTVVFDSLTTAFEHVSPREIIPFFDAVSERLADANAVGYFCYHGAADDSEIAPLRVFADEMVEVTDEGGRDVRSSATMVRDGPALDGMLEALGSRRRRDALRYLLDTDGAVAIDELATAVARREIGEMEPESTQHRQYYSTLYQLHLPKLDSAGLIDYDERGHRVSARDGARWAASFLALAEE encoded by the coding sequence ATGACGAACGCGAATCTCGATTTCGAGGCAGGAAGATGCATCCTCGTCACCACTCCGGCGAGCGACGACGGTCGTACGGGAGGTCACGCTCTCCCCGCCCTCCCGTACGACGAAACGAACGCGCTGGTGGCCGTGACGTGCGATAAGTCCGCCGAGTCGTTCCTCCGAACGTGGCGACGCTCCGTCGGGACGCTCCCCGACCGGGTTCGACTCGTCGAGGTTGGCGGAGCGATACCGCCCACGGAGGACGGATCATCCGCCGAACGCACCGTACAAGCGGCCGTCGAAGCCGTCCACCGACCGAACGACCTCGACGGAATTCTATCGGCGGTCGCGTCCGCGCTCGCGGCGAACGACGGGGAGACGACGGTCGTTTTCGACTCGCTCACGACCGCGTTCGAGCACGTCTCACCCCGCGAAATAATTCCCTTCTTCGATGCCGTCTCCGAGCGACTCGCGGACGCGAACGCCGTCGGGTACTTCTGTTATCACGGCGCGGCCGACGATTCGGAGATTGCTCCCCTACGAGTGTTCGCGGACGAGATGGTCGAAGTCACCGACGAGGGAGGCCGCGACGTTCGCTCGTCCGCGACGATGGTCCGAGACGGCCCCGCGCTCGACGGCATGCTCGAGGCGCTCGGTTCGAGGCGTCGGCGTGACGCGCTTCGATACCTTCTCGATACAGACGGGGCGGTCGCTATCGACGAGTTGGCAACGGCGGTCGCACGACGCGAAATCGGCGAGATGGAACCGGAATCCACCCAGCACCGCCAGTACTACTCGACGCTGTATCAGCTTCACCTCCCGAAACTCGATTCCGCGGGCCTCATCGATTACGACGAACGGGGCCACCGCGTCTCGGCGCGTGACGGCGCGCGATGGGCGGCGTCGTTTCTCGCCCTCGCCGAGGAGTAG
- a CDS encoding uracil-DNA glycosylase yields MNAKQEERSNPFGMDEECTNCDLCNRRERVVHGYGDVDADFLFVGEMPSAGADETGVPFTGDAAGERLQGLLGRLGMNESPADAEEPEIENAFLTYLTRCHHPERPPNDGEIMTCEPYLNAEIRMINPEILVPVGAGALAEIAAEYTTKPAADIDIVDDHATTIRGRGFELVPMIHPEEQTDEQTEAFVEHFAELMGTDYRQTKGRQGR; encoded by the coding sequence ATGAACGCGAAACAGGAGGAGCGCTCGAACCCCTTCGGAATGGACGAGGAGTGTACGAACTGCGATTTGTGTAACCGCCGTGAACGAGTCGTCCACGGCTACGGCGACGTGGACGCCGACTTCCTGTTCGTCGGCGAGATGCCGAGCGCGGGGGCGGACGAAACCGGCGTCCCGTTCACCGGCGACGCGGCGGGGGAGCGACTACAGGGACTTCTCGGTCGGCTCGGCATGAACGAGTCCCCGGCGGACGCCGAGGAACCCGAAATCGAGAACGCGTTTCTCACCTATCTGACGCGCTGTCACCACCCGGAACGCCCGCCGAACGACGGCGAGATAATGACGTGTGAGCCGTACCTGAACGCCGAGATTCGGATGATAAACCCCGAAATTCTCGTCCCGGTCGGTGCGGGCGCGCTGGCCGAAATCGCCGCCGAATACACCACGAAGCCCGCGGCGGACATCGACATCGTTGACGACCACGCGACGACGATTCGCGGGCGGGGCTTCGAACTCGTGCCGATGATACACCCCGAAGAACAGACGGACGAACAGACGGAAGCGTTCGTCGAGCACTTCGCCGAGTTGATGGGGACTGACTACCGCCAGACGAAAGGACGACAGGGCCGATAA